In the genome of Spea bombifrons isolate aSpeBom1 chromosome 11, aSpeBom1.2.pri, whole genome shotgun sequence, one region contains:
- the RBP5 gene encoding retinol-binding protein 5 — translation MDADLNGRYTLVSQENLENYLKALNINVALRKIVLLLRPEKEFVVDGNHMIIRMLSTFRNYIMDFTLGEEFEENLAVIDGRTCKTTVFWEGNKLVCIQRGEIPNRGWKQWQEGDLLHVELTARDVVSTQTFRKVP, via the exons ATGGACGCGGATCTGAATGGACGCTACACCTTGGTGTCTCAAGAAAATCTGGAGAACTATCTGAAAGCCCTGA ATATCAATGTGGCTTTGAGGAAGATAGTTCTGCTCCTACGCCCCGAGAAGGAGTTCGTGGTGGACGGAAACCACATGATCATCCGAATGCTCAGCACCTTCCGCAACTACATCATGGACTTCACCCTGGGCGAGGAGTTTGAAGAGAATCTGGCTGTCATCGATGGACGGACCTGCAAG ACAACCGTTTTCTGGGAAGGTAACAAGCTAGTCTGTATTCAGCGGGGAGAGATACCAAATCGCGGCTGGAAACAGTGGCAGGAGGGCGATTTGCTCCATGTG GAGCTAACGGCCAGGGATGTGGTCAGCACACAAACCTTTCGTAAGGTGCCATAA
- the C1R gene encoding complement C1r subcomponent, giving the protein MYLWLLLLFGTAICSPNQTPLYGVITSPNYPDSYPNNNQTYWDIAVPEGYRISLNFLVFDIEPSENCNYDFVKVFADNEELGRFCGSVTSRRHPGHRHFVSQGDRMRVEFQSDFSNEDDGAVIHYKGFQAYYQALDRNECVNPGNSVTWTPPCQHTCHNYVGGYFCSCFRGYQLQSDGKTCKAECSREVFTEETGYIFSPGYPKPYPPDLNCNYSIRLEKGLLISLSFQGVFEIDDHPKALCPYDTLKVFADGKILKTFCGRQSPGSLKTRSNSVDVVFETDDSGDSKGWKLWYSSEAIQCPIPVPRDEFTIISPMQKEYRMRDYIVVTCQTGYKLMEGDVEQRGFTSLCQRDGTWHRAIPRCEIVRCKEPEILINGELTYLTAPGSLTYLSVITYTCNAPFYSMVTATGSAKFTCSAQHVWKDENGGAQLPRCIPVCGQPWDPVTSNVSRGRIISGKPARIGNFPWQILLTKYGRSGAALIGEHWVLTAAHVLRDRYSNAPAEDDPSSVKVYMGGVDVDEIIKLGYHEVEGYHVHPDYNPKNFDNDIALVRLRYPVVMNQNVAPICLPEPGKDFIYADSRKGYVSGYGETENQTISTNLRYVAVPMVGRHRCQAYLDKHKKENPDNVFTENMFCAGYPEGGDSCQGDSGGAHVAQDQKGTWVAAGIVSWGIGCGHGFGFYTKVSNYIDWILGYTGK; this is encoded by the exons AT GTATCTCTGGCTGCTCCTGCTCTTCGGAACAGCGATCTGCTCCCCGAATCAGACACCGCTTTATGGGGTCATCACTTCCCCCAATTACCCCGACTCCTACCCCAACAACAACCAAACCTACTGGGACATCGCTGTTCCCGAGGGCTACCGTATCTCACTCAACTTCTTGGTGTTTGACATCGAACCCTCTGAGAATTGTAATTATGATTTTGTTAAG GTCTTTGCCGATAATGAGGAGTTGGGGCGGTTCTGTGGTTCCGTAACGTCGAGACGCCATCCCGGTCACCGCCATTTTGTGTCCCAAGGGGATCGGATGAGAGTTGAATTTCAATCGGATTTCTCCAACGAAGACGACGGCGCCGTCATCCATTACAAAGGTTTCCAAGCCTACTACCAGGCTCTAG ACAGGAATGAGTGTGTAAACCCGGGCAATAGCGTCACGTGGACCCCACCGTGCCAGCACACTTGTCACAATTACGTTGGGGGGTATTTCTGTTCTTGCTTCCGGGGATACCAGCTGCAAAGTGACGGGAAGACGTGCAAAG CGGAGTGTAGCCGAGAGGTCTTCACTGAGGAAACGGGATATATCTTCAGCCCGGGATACCCCAAGCCGTATCCCCCTGACTTAAACTGCAACTACAGTATTCGCCTGGAGAAAGGTCTACTTATCTCCCTCAGCTTCCAGGGCGTCTTTGAGATTGATGACCATCCAAAGGCCCTCTGTCCCTATGACACTCTGAAG GTCTTTGCAGACGGGAAGATCCTAAAAACATTTTGCGGCCGTCAATCCCCGGGATCTCTGAAAACAAGGAGTAACAGTGTGGACGTCGTGTTTGAAACGGATGACTCTGGAGACAGCAAAGGATGGAAGCTCTGGTACTCCTCCGAGG CTATCCAGTGCCCGATTCCTGTCCCACGGGATGAATTCACCATTATTAGCCCCATGCAGAAGGAGTATCGGATGCGAGACTACATTGTGGTGACCTGCCAGACGGGATACAAACTCATGGAG GGTGACGTGGAGCAGCGTGGATTCACATCGCTTTGCCAGAGAGATGGCACCTGGCATCGAGCTATCCCACGCTGCGAAA TTGTGAGATGTAAAGAGCCGGAAATTCTCATCAATGGAGAACTGACCTACCTGACCGCCCCGGGGAGCTTGACGTACCTTTCAGTCATCacctatacctgcaatgccCCGTTCTACAGCATGGTGACGGCCACAGGCAGTG CAAAGTTCACGTGTTCGGCACAACATGTGTGGAAGGATGAAAATGGGGGTGCGCAGCTTCCACGGTGCATCCCAG TGTGCGGCCAGCCGTGGGACCCCGTGACCAGTAACGTTTCCAGAGGCCGCATCATTTCCGGCAAACCGGCTAGAATCGGGAACTTTCCATGGCAGATCCTTCTGACAAAATATGGCCGCTCCGGGGCGGCACTCATCGGGGAGCACTGGGTACTGACCGCCGCGCATGTACTCAGGGACAGGTATTCGAACGCTCCTGCTGAGGACGACCCTTCCAGCGTCAAGGTCTACATGGGTGGAGTTGACGTGGACGAAATAATTAAACTGGGTTATCACGAGGTCGAGGGGTACCACGTGCACCCCGACTACAACCCCAAAAACTTCGACAATGACATTGCTCTGGTGCGACTGCGCTACCCTGTGGTCATGAACCAGAACGTGGCCCCCATCTGTCTGCCAGAACCGGGGAAGGATTTCATCTACGCGGACTCCAGGAAGGGCTACGTGAGCGGGTACGGCGAGACCGAAAACCAAACCATCTCCACCAACCTACGTTATGTGGCTGTGCCGATGGTGGGAAGGCACAGGTGCCAAGCGTACTTGGACAAGCACAAGAAGGAAAATCCCGACAATGTCTTCACGGAGAACATGTTCTGCGCCGGGTACCCGGAAGGTGGGGATTCGTGCCAAGGGGACAGCGGAGGGGCACACGTGGCGCAGGACCAAAAGGGCACCTGGGTGGCCGCGGGGATCGTCTCGTGGGGGATCGGCTGCGGCCACGGCTTTGGGTTCTACACCAAAGTCAGTAACTACATCGACTGGATTCTTGGTTACACGGGCAAATAA
- the C1S gene encoding complement C1s subcomponent: MELRRAWLFLTLLGCTHAESPAMYGAISSPNYPQGYPNQVQESWEISVPKGFGITLNFIHLDIEPSENCEYDSVQVMIGEEVGLTLCGRRFDGFSGEPLPEQLFPSNTLRIRFTSDFSNEERYTGFSVIYTAVDLDECKEPLGAECSHFCHNYIGGYFCSCQPGYFLHLDNHTCGVHCSENLFTDLRGQISSPGFPQSYPENSLCEYKVRLVPGYQVLLAFQPKDFDVEEDPSGSCLYDSLIIQAAGKTFGPYCGKTAPPRIESGSNEVDIIFQTDSGGDNKGWTLEYSEAAIPCDHHHLFEHSLLDPQKVKYVFKDSVTVTCEEGYELATMPANQQSFQSTCQGDGTWSRLDLKCQPVDCGPPSGIDNGHVAFSQTTYGAQATYSCVSEYYQLILPGSADDTLRCSSDGLWVSKDGGQDLPKCTAVCGVYNPSQTVDGKIFKGKPANLGQFPWMVAFLEPKRGAGALISDRWILTAAHVVQGVEEPVMYAGIIDLRGRKHQKPLIAKRVILHPQYLQDNPDTKKDFNNDIALVQLCNKVELGVNVAPICVAGSDEGMFPTVGKIGYVAGWGKTESRERSPLLLYTKVPLSQAEKCQELAVEQKFSFTPNMLCAGDNTGHDSCSGDSGGPLMFLDTKNDRRMYTAGIISWGLGCGHYGVYTKVENYLGWIKETMENAEMEESGERSGYTCG, from the exons ATGGAGCTGAGACG TgcttggctgttcctcaccctTTTGGGGTGCACCCACGCCGAATCCCCCGCTATGTATGGGGCAATCTCTTCCCCCAATTACCCGCAGGGCTATCCCAACCAAGTGCAGGAATCCTGGGAGATCTCCGTACCCAAGGGGTTTGGAATTACTCTGAACTTCATTCATCTGGATATCGAGCCATCCGAGAACTGCGAGTATGACTCCGTGCAG GTGATGATCGGGGAGGAGGTCGGACTGACCCTGTGTGGACGTAGATTTGATGGCTTCTCAGGAGAGCCTCTGCCGGAGCAGCTCTTCCCGTCCAACACCCTGAGAATCCGGTTCACGTCAGATTTCTCCAACGAGGAGAGATACACCGGGTTTTCAGTGATCTACACAGCTGTGG aTCTGGATGAGTGTAAGGAGCCGCTGGGGGCAGAATGTTCACATTTCTGCCACAATTACATCGGAGGTTATTTCTGCTCCTGCCAACCCGGGTATTTCCTTCACCTGGACAACCACACCTGCGGGG tgcattgcagtGAAAACCTGTTCACAGACCTGAGGGGTCAGATCAGCAGCCCAGGATTTCCCCAAAGCTATCCGGAAAATTCTTTGTGTGAATACAAAGTGCGCCTGGTTCCTGGGTACCAAGTCCTCCTCGCCTTCCAACCCAAAGATTTCGACGTGGAAGAGGATCCTAGCGGGAGCTGCTTATATGACAGCCTCATT ATACAAGCTGCTGGGAAGACTTTTGGTCCATATTGCGGTAAAACAGCTCCTCCACGTATTGAATCTGGAAGCAATGAGGTGGATATCATATTCCAGACTGACAGCGGCGGGGACAATAAAGGCTGGACGTTGGAATACTCAGAGGCTG CCATTCCATGCGATCACCATCACCTTTTTGAACACTCGCTTCTTGACCCGCAAAAGGTCAAATATGTGTTTAAGGACAGCGTGACTGTGACCTGCGAAGAAGGATATGAGCTCGCTACCATGCCG GCAAACCAACAATCGTTCCAATCTACTTGTCAAGGGGACGGGACGTGGTCTCGCTTAGACCTTAAATGCCAAC CTGTGGATTGCGGGCCGCCTAGCGGCATTGATAACGGGCACGTGGCCTTCTCCCAGACCACGTACGGGGCGCAAGCCACATACAGCTGTGTCTCGGAATACTACCAGCTAATCCTGCCGGGGTCCGCAGACG ACACGTTGCGCTGCTCCTCAGATGGACTCTGGGTTAGTAAGGATGGAGGGCAGGACCTCCCGAAATGCACAGCAG tttGTGGTGTGTACAACCCTTCCCAGACAGTCGACGGGAAGATATTCAAAGGCAAACCGGCCAACCTTGGACAGTTTCCGTGGATGGTGGCCTTCCTCGAGCCGAAACGTGGCGCCGGAGCTCTCATATCCGACCGATGGATCCTGACTGCGGCTCATGTCGTGCAGGGGGTTGAAGAACCCGTGATGTATGCGGGTATCATTGATCTCCGTGGGCGCAAACATCAGAAGCCCCTAATCGCTAAGAGAGTCATTTTGCATCCTCAGTATCTACAAGATAACCCCGATACCAAGAAAGACTTTAACAATGACATAGCCCTGGTCCAGCTGTGCAATAAAGTTGAGCTGGGGGTCAATGTCGCCCCCATATGCGTAGCTGGAAGTGATGAAGGAATGTTCCCAACCGTAGGTAAAATTGGGTATGTTGCAGGCTGGGGGAAGACTGAAAGCAGAGAAAGGTCGCCACTCCTTCTCTATACCAAGGTGCCCCTAAGCCAAGCAGAAAAATGTCAAGAACTAGCAGTGGAGCAAAAGTTCAGCTTCACCCCAAACATGCTGTGCGCCGGAGACAACACCGGACATGACAGCTGTTCCGGCGACAGTGGAGGACCACTCATGTTCCTTGACACCAAGAATGACAGAAGGATGTACACGGCAGGCATCATCTCCTGGGGATTAGGCTGTGGACATTATGGTGTCTACACCAAGGTGGAGAATTACTTGGGTTGGATAAAAGAGACAATGGAAAACGCGGAAATGGAAGAGAGTGGGGAGAGATCAGGGTATACGTGTGGATAA